From one Larimichthys crocea isolate SSNF chromosome XVIII, L_crocea_2.0, whole genome shotgun sequence genomic stretch:
- the LOC104932329 gene encoding leucine-rich alpha-2-glycoprotein-like, producing the protein MKSWHALAFLWLAYFCPGALSCPALCKCYQRRAEVICNEVPLTEYPSEGLPKNTTMLTIQFTSISSISEEQLSATPLLQGLHLYNNHLQNLSADLLRGVPQLDTLDLTENKLSVLPEDVFSHAPLRNLVLKNNQIDNADAKWLHDQSNLTWLDLSKNRLTKIPTALFQKLPHLEVLDLSNNHLEKASVNFLDLMTKLERLNLKHNKLTTLGEPLLQHNHNLTHLFLTRNKINKLPQNLFQKLAQLRILSLDDNQLSHIPAGLLDPLISLDDDGLDLSDNPWLCDGKIEYLWRWLQKNKKKVFLPESVMCAGPESLKERTVMSLTESEINAQS; encoded by the coding sequence ATGAAGTCCTGGCATGCTCTCGCTTTCCTCTGGTTGGCATATTTCTGCCCCGGCGCTCTGTCCTGCCCGGCACTCTGCAAATGCTACCAGAGAAGAGCCGAGGTGATCTGCAATGAGGTTCCCCTGACGGAGTACCCCTCCGAGGGTCTCCCGAAGAACACCACCATGCTGACCATCCAGTTCACAAGCATCAGCTCCATCTCAGAGGAGCAACTAAGCGCCACCCCCTTACTGCAGGGCCTCCACCTGTACAACAACCACCTGCAGAACCTTTCCGCTGACCTTCTCAGAGGCGTTCCTCAGCTGGACACTTTGGATCTCACggaaaacaaactgtctgtCCTGCCTGAGGATGTCTTCAGTCACGCCCCGCTCCGCAACTTAGTGctgaaaaataatcagattgACAATGCCGATGCCAAGTGGCTTCATGACCAGAGCAACCTCACCTGGTTAGACTTATCTAAGAACCGCTTAACAAAGATCCCAACTGCTCTGTTTCAGAAGCTGCCCCACCTGGAGGTGCTGGATCTTTCCAACAACCACCTGGAGAAGGCCTCGGTGAATTTTCTTGACCTGATGACCAAACTTGAGAGGCTaaacctgaaacacaacaagCTGACCACCCTGGGTGAACCCTTACTCCAGCACAACCACAACCTAACCCATCTGTTCCTCACTcgaaataaaatcaacaaactCCCCCAAAACCTTTTTCAGAAGCTCGCTCAGCTCAGAATACTGAGTCTGGACGACAACCAGCTGAGCCACATCCCTGCAGGCTTGCTCGACCCTCTGATCTCCCTGGATGACGACGGGCTGGACCTGAGCGACAACCCGTGGCTGTGTGACGGGAAGATCGAGTACCTGTGGAGATGGCtgcagaagaacaagaaaaaggtCTTCCTGCCAGAGAGCGTCATGTGTGCCGGCCCCGAGTCTCTAAAAGAGCGCACAGTGATGTCGCTGACGGAAAGTGAAATAAACGCTCAATCTTAA